One genomic window of Deltaproteobacteria bacterium includes the following:
- the polA gene encoding DNA polymerase I, giving the protein MTDQPKLYLIDGSSYIYRAFFAIGHLSSPKGMPTQAVFGFIQMIRKIIEQEKPEHLAVVFDAKGPTFRHELYTEYKAHRPSMPDDLIVQIPYIKEISRYYGLPILEKEGVEADDVIATLAKEAEGKGFEVVIVSGDKDLMQMISSHICMWDTLKDQVFNLKTVQDRFGTSPAKWVDIMGLAGDSSDNVPGVPGIGEKTAVKLIQAHGSLENLLDPSSAVTPPKLKEKLLQYKDQALLSRELVTLDTRVSLDLSPAELKIQPKDKPHLKKLFLELGFKKFIEDLGGGEVLEEPSLRIYRGITDWQDLVAFVEKIKKAGRVSLDLETTSEDPMQAEIVGIGLSYEEGLAIYCPVGHVYLGAPRQLVLSEVLGLIKGIMEDPDIEKIGQNIKYEWIILKRYGLDYLGKAFDTMIASYLLNPSRRTHNLTQIALDQCNRRLTTFKELVGTGAKARNFSEVPVDQAIEYGAEDAEVTLACAGKLAPLLEQEGLDELFYEMEMPLVPVLAEMEMNGVRVDAQALAQFSKEVEVKLFRLEERIYQLSGERFNINSPQQLGYVLFEKLKLPQGKKTKGRTHWSTDAEVLKDLSLNHPLAAEVWNYRTLTKLKSTYIDALPRLILPRTGRLHTSFNQTITATGRLSSSEPNLQNIPIRTEEGRRIRQAFIPEPGWKMVSSDYSQIELRILAHYSEDETLVEAFREGQDIHSRTAAELFNCPPGEITAEMRRQAKVINFGILYGMSAFGLSKELGINNREAQAMIDQYFLKYRGVKQYIEDTLAEARRMKSVTTLFNRRRHIDDINSSNRAGRQFAERTAINTPIQGTAADLIKKAMIDIHKTLHQERMHSRMLLQVHDELVFEGPEKEIPFLKTIIREIMEEVLPLRVPLTVQISEGNNWADLK; this is encoded by the coding sequence ATGACCGACCAACCCAAGCTCTACCTGATCGACGGCAGCTCTTATATCTACCGGGCTTTTTTTGCCATTGGACACCTCTCCAGTCCTAAGGGGATGCCTACTCAGGCCGTCTTCGGTTTTATCCAGATGATCCGCAAAATCATCGAACAGGAGAAACCCGAGCATCTGGCCGTGGTCTTTGATGCCAAGGGGCCGACTTTTCGACATGAACTTTACACCGAATACAAGGCCCATCGTCCTTCCATGCCCGATGACCTTATTGTTCAGATCCCCTACATCAAAGAGATCAGCCGTTATTACGGTTTGCCGATTCTGGAAAAAGAGGGTGTTGAGGCCGACGATGTCATCGCCACTCTGGCCAAAGAGGCCGAGGGCAAAGGGTTTGAAGTGGTCATCGTTTCCGGAGACAAAGACCTGATGCAGATGATTTCTTCCCATATTTGTATGTGGGACACCTTGAAAGATCAGGTTTTTAATTTGAAAACCGTGCAGGACCGATTCGGCACCAGCCCGGCAAAATGGGTGGATATCATGGGTCTGGCCGGTGACAGCAGCGATAACGTACCCGGTGTGCCCGGCATCGGGGAGAAGACGGCAGTAAAACTGATCCAGGCCCATGGATCGCTGGAAAACCTCCTGGACCCGTCCTCGGCGGTGACCCCCCCCAAATTGAAAGAAAAACTCCTCCAATATAAGGATCAGGCCTTGCTTTCCAGAGAATTGGTCACCCTGGATACCCGGGTCTCTTTAGACCTTTCCCCCGCAGAGCTAAAAATTCAACCCAAAGACAAGCCCCATTTAAAAAAGCTCTTTCTTGAGCTGGGTTTTAAAAAATTTATCGAAGACCTGGGGGGAGGGGAGGTCCTGGAAGAACCATCTCTGAGAATCTATAGGGGTATTACCGACTGGCAGGACCTGGTCGCCTTTGTTGAAAAAATAAAGAAGGCCGGGCGGGTTTCTCTCGACCTGGAGACCACCTCCGAAGATCCCATGCAGGCCGAGATTGTGGGGATCGGCTTGTCCTATGAAGAGGGCCTGGCGATTTATTGTCCGGTGGGGCATGTCTATTTAGGGGCTCCCAGACAACTGGTCCTGTCCGAGGTTCTGGGCCTGATCAAAGGGATTATGGAAGATCCCGACATCGAAAAGATCGGTCAGAATATCAAATACGAATGGATCATCCTCAAGCGCTATGGTCTTGATTACCTGGGGAAGGCCTTTGATACCATGATTGCTTCCTATCTTCTGAATCCTTCCCGAAGGACCCACAATCTGACCCAGATTGCTCTGGATCAATGTAACCGCCGCCTGACTACTTTTAAGGAATTGGTCGGGACAGGGGCCAAGGCCAGGAATTTCAGCGAAGTGCCGGTGGACCAGGCGATTGAATACGGGGCTGAAGATGCCGAAGTCACCCTGGCCTGCGCCGGGAAACTGGCCCCCCTCCTTGAACAGGAAGGGTTGGACGAACTCTTCTATGAAATGGAAATGCCCCTGGTGCCTGTCCTGGCCGAGATGGAAATGAACGGGGTCCGGGTCGACGCGCAGGCCCTGGCCCAATTCTCCAAAGAGGTGGAGGTCAAATTATTTCGGCTCGAAGAGCGGATTTATCAGTTGTCCGGGGAGCGTTTTAATATCAATTCCCCTCAGCAGTTAGGCTATGTCCTTTTTGAAAAGCTCAAGCTTCCCCAGGGGAAAAAGACCAAAGGCCGGACTCACTGGTCCACGGATGCCGAAGTGCTCAAGGATTTATCCCTGAACCATCCCCTGGCGGCCGAGGTCTGGAATTATCGCACCTTGACTAAGCTCAAATCCACCTATATCGACGCCCTGCCCAGGCTGATCCTGCCCAGAACCGGACGTCTGCACACTTCTTTCAACCAGACCATCACGGCCACCGGCCGTTTGAGCAGCAGTGAACCCAATCTGCAAAATATCCCGATCCGGACCGAGGAGGGCAGAAGGATTCGTCAGGCCTTCATCCCTGAACCGGGCTGGAAGATGGTCTCCTCCGACTATTCCCAGATTGAGCTGCGTATCCTGGCCCATTACAGTGAGGATGAAACCCTTGTCGAGGCCTTCCGGGAGGGACAGGATATCCATAGCCGGACGGCGGCCGAACTTTTCAATTGCCCCCCTGGAGAAATTACGGCCGAAATGCGCCGCCAGGCCAAGGTGATCAATTTTGGTATCCTCTATGGGATGAGTGCCTTCGGGCTTTCCAAAGAATTAGGGATCAATAACCGGGAGGCCCAGGCCATGATCGACCAGTATTTTTTAAAATACCGTGGGGTGAAACAGTATATTGAAGATACACTGGCCGAGGCCAGGCGGATGAAGAGCGTCACCACTCTGTTCAACCGCCGCCGGCATATAGATGACATCAACAGCTCCAACCGGGCGGGCCGGCAATTCGCTGAAAGGACCGCCATCAATACGCCGATCCAGGGAACTGCGGCCGATCTGATCAAAAAGGCCATGATTGACATCCATAAAACCCTCCATCAGGAAAGGATGCACTCCCGGATGCTCCTCCAGGTCCATGATGAATTGGTCTTCGAAGGTCCGGAAAAGGAAATACCCTTCCTGAAAACGATTATCCGTGAGATTATGGAAGAGGTTCTTCCCCTCCGGGTCCCTTTGACGGTTCAGATTTCAGAAGGGAATAACTGGGCGGATTTGAAATGA
- a CDS encoding alpha/beta fold hydrolase yields MENRFEAGLAFSVNTWPLNPQKSTLVFIHGSGGSNILWDNQVKTFGDRANLLALDLPGHGGSPGTAFSTVPEYTRAVMAFIDAMKVQKPVPAGLSLGGAITLQLLLDYPERFPAGALICTGAKLKVMPMIFETIEKDFPAFVASSKQMTISPKTDPALIQPLLDSNLKSPPQVTFGDFQACDRFDVRERLAEIKVPVLVVSGQDDLLTPPKYAEYLAANITGARRVHIMDAGHLLPLEKPEELNQALIAFLDENGLV; encoded by the coding sequence ATGGAAAATCGTTTCGAAGCGGGCCTGGCCTTTTCCGTCAATACCTGGCCTTTGAATCCCCAAAAATCAACGCTGGTCTTTATTCACGGCTCCGGCGGTTCAAACATCCTTTGGGACAACCAGGTAAAAACCTTCGGTGACCGGGCCAACCTTCTGGCCCTGGATCTGCCGGGCCACGGGGGAAGTCCGGGAACCGCCTTTTCGACCGTACCCGAATATACCAGGGCGGTTATGGCCTTTATTGACGCAATGAAAGTCCAGAAGCCTGTTCCGGCCGGCTTGAGTTTGGGAGGAGCCATTACCTTACAGCTTCTCCTGGATTATCCGGAACGGTTTCCGGCCGGAGCCTTGATCTGTACCGGGGCCAAGCTGAAGGTGATGCCGATGATCTTTGAAACCATAGAAAAAGATTTCCCGGCCTTCGTGGCCTCCAGCAAACAAATGACCATTTCCCCGAAGACCGATCCGGCCCTCATCCAGCCCCTGTTGGATAGTAACCTGAAAAGCCCGCCGCAGGTGACCTTCGGCGACTTCCAGGCCTGCGACCGTTTTGACGTCCGGGAACGGCTGGCCGAAATCAAGGTCCCGGTCCTGGTGGTAAGCGGTCAGGACGATCTGCTCACCCCCCCCAAATATGCCGAGTATTTGGCCGCTAACATCACCGGGGCCAGGCGTGTCCATATCATGGATGCCGGCCACCTGTTGCCCCTGGAAAAACCGGAGGAATTGAATCAGGCCCTGATTGCCTTTCTGGATGAAAACGGATTGGTTTGA
- a CDS encoding patatin-like phospholipase family protein produces MIPKVGLALGGGAARGLAHLGVLKVLEDAKIPIHIITGTSLGALVGGLYASQPDAGYWMGRVEQFLGSFQSRRTRLEFIRKLEEVDDNCGFFTDMANLVRKSFFWGVTATKSAFISEKEYEEFLYPLIPDIAIEETKIPFGCVTTDIRQAARVLYTHGSLRRAISASCALPGIFPPVRDGDLLLVDGGWVECLPARSARDMGAQVIIGVDVSSETPRFMNGSGLDIILRSDAVTRIYLNDLLLAEADVLIRPDVNGCQWADFSGPRELFKAGEKAALESLPAIWAAIHKEAVSRKSLSGRFKTIKEKITETFAGKK; encoded by the coding sequence ATGATACCGAAAGTTGGTCTGGCCCTGGGCGGCGGTGCGGCCAGGGGCCTTGCCCATCTCGGCGTGCTTAAAGTTTTGGAAGACGCCAAGATTCCCATCCATATCATAACCGGCACGAGTCTCGGCGCCTTGGTCGGAGGACTTTATGCTTCCCAACCGGACGCCGGTTATTGGATGGGGCGGGTCGAACAATTCCTCGGCAGCTTTCAGTCACGAAGGACCCGTCTGGAGTTCATCCGCAAACTGGAAGAGGTTGATGATAATTGCGGATTTTTTACCGATATGGCCAATCTGGTTCGCAAGAGTTTTTTCTGGGGCGTTACCGCCACCAAATCGGCTTTCATCTCCGAAAAGGAATATGAAGAATTCCTCTATCCCCTGATCCCCGATATTGCTATCGAGGAGACAAAAATTCCTTTCGGTTGTGTGACTACGGACATCCGGCAGGCCGCCCGGGTCCTTTATACCCACGGCTCCTTGAGGCGGGCGATCAGTGCCAGTTGTGCGCTGCCCGGGATATTTCCACCGGTAAGAGACGGCGACCTCTTGCTGGTGGACGGAGGCTGGGTGGAGTGTCTACCCGCCCGCAGCGCCAGGGACATGGGGGCCCAAGTCATCATAGGCGTAGACGTCTCGAGCGAAACCCCGAGATTCATGAACGGATCGGGATTGGATATCATCCTGCGTTCGGATGCCGTCACCAGGATTTATCTGAACGACCTTTTGCTCGCCGAGGCGGATGTGCTTATTCGCCCCGACGTGAACGGCTGTCAATGGGCCGATTTCAGTGGGCCCCGGGAACTGTTCAAAGCGGGAGAGAAGGCCGCCCTCGAAAGTCTCCCGGCCATTTGGGCGGCTATCCATAAGGAGGCTGTTTCCCGGAAGTCCCTGAGTGGTCGGTTCAAGACGATTAAGGAAAAAATTACAGAAACCTTTGCCGGAAAGAAGTAG